The genomic segment tcactttcctctccacaCCGAGGCCAGGCTGAGGCAGCCACACGAACGGCGCCTTCTGCTCATGCTTATTGTGAATCCTCATGACTTTAACCTCTCTTGAACTACTGTACTGGCGGAGGTTCTCAATTACTGCCAGAACCACGATGATCATGAAGTCCATGAAAATAAGAGCGATGTACCAGACGTCGATGAGCTTGAGGTAGGCCGTTTTGGGAATGGACTGGCTGGTCTGCGTCATCAGGCCAGTGAGCACCAGCAGTGACGTGAGCGACACCATGATGCGGTCCTGTATGCACGCCACGCCACCCAAGGAACAAGGAACAATGCTTTCATCAAGGTAAGTCATCAGCATCCTAAACGAATCAATCCATTAAGTGTCATTTCATGAGTGTCACATAAGGAGTCTGCTGCCCAATTTTGGGGtgactttactttttttttctctctctctctctcggtagtGGTTTTGTTTGTGAGTTCGTgtttgtaaaatatatatatatatatatatatatatatatatatatatatatatatatatatatatatatatatatatatatatatatatatatatatatatatatatatatatatatatatatataaaccgtAAGTCTTTAAGGTAACCAATCAGGCGAAAACTGAAGTCCCATAGACTATTTCAATAATCTTACGCTTTAAAGGAGGTCAGCACCAAGACTAACTGAAAACTTCAATACCTTTAAGTGTAGATTATTCCGAAATTTCTTAACTAAGTATtctgggtaaaagaaaaaaaaatcttcaagaATTTTTCTTTCAACTCTGCACTGGGCCAAAGACATACCTGGAAGTCATCGAGGGAGAACCAGAAGGTGAGATAGCAGATGATGACCAAGAAGATGCTAGGTAGGAATGCGTTGCCCACGTAGTAACCAAACTGGTTCGTGAATTTTATCACCACCTGCCAATGACTAAAGCCTCTCAGACCAAATAAAGGTGAACATTTTGATGCGGAAGAAGTATACGCCAAACACTTATCTATTAATAAAGGAGAGGCGGAGAATGTTAACTTTAGAATAAAGAATATATCAAAATAATACCAGTGGCTTACCGAAAAGGAGGAAACAGCGGAGTTATTGACAACGCCCGACGTTCCCACCACTTCGTACTCCAATAGTTGTGGGTGACCGGTAAACATCACTGAATTCTGGAGTGACGAGCAGAGAAGTAAACATCACAGTAGTAGATCTGGTGGCACTGAACTGAATGTTCATATTTTAATTTCCAAAACTATCTTTGTTATGTAGTTATAAGCACACTCCTCACAAAATGATGTACTCATCTATCCCCTAACCtaaaaaggtgaagaaatacTCTATTGGCCTGGCGTCAACTGCTCGGAATAAACAGGGTCCAAGCCTGCGACAGATGGAGGTCGCAAATCAACAAAGATGCTATCACTGTTTTCTCCTACCctgaattttcttttctttgaaaaTCTAAATTTACTTCTACAAATGTTACTAATGTAACTTAATTTTAAGAAAGCGGTGCGTTTTAACTATAAAAACAATTgctgtaaaataataatgaaatgaagagggcttaccaatatgaaggaaacaTTGTTCCCGTTGTAGAGGAAGTAGACGAACGAGCACTGCTGGTCGTCGAAGGGATAAGTTCTAAGATAAAACTGACAGTTCAGTGTGATGGAAATTGGTTTATGTAGCACAAGGGAATTGTGGGCGCCGTCAAATACCTGCTCTGAAATTTAACAGAAAAacggaatattttttttctttttttattaactctAATGTTTTGAAGCTCGTTCTTATCATTGTCGTGCAGGGAAACTATTCCAAAACAAGTTCACTAATAATACCAACCTTTGGTAACACGACTTGTGTCGTCTGGGCGGGGGGGGTGGTCGCGTCTAACTAGCAGGGTGGGCGGGCTGGTTTGCAGTTTCTCTGCGGGACTTCCACTATCTGATTCCACGTAGAACTTCGGTATCCAGATTCTATCATATGTCTAGAATGTAATATGaaataatatacaaatatatCAAGTAATAAGTCGCTAGGATTCAGAACTAGCATTATAcctacttatataccaaatagACATCACATTTACGGATCTCTAGGGGAGACAGCACCACTTCTCACCCCACACTGTGTGCGTCAGTTACGCAGCTTACTCGACAATCTCCACATCAGGGATGCACGACAGGATTCCTACCATACGAGACAGACAAGTAGCCTTCTCTGCACCTGATTAGTTGAGGAAGACGCTCCCAACGTGGCCCTCATAGCGATGTTAACATGCATCTATTCACAACTGTACTTAATTAATATCAATCACACGTAACAACTCGTCTTTGTTCAAGGCAGTGATTCCCAGCCTTTGTACTGAGAGAGACTCATATCCCACGGAACCCTTATCTTCTATATTGTATACTTtgtaattatgtgtgtgtgtgtgtgtgtgtgtgtgtgtgtgtgtgtgtgtgtgtgtgtgtgtgtgtgtgtgtgtgtgtgtgtgtgtatgtgtgtgtgtgtgtgtgtgtgtgtgtgtgtgtgtgtgtgtgtgtgcctgcgtgtgtgcgtgtgtgcgtgtgtgtgtgtgtgtgtgtgtgtgtgtgtgtgtgttggatggcTGAGACTAAAACTCAGAGCATTGCTATTTGAGGTGTGTAAATTTAGATCCCCGTAATCTGTAAGACATACATATGAATTTATATCTTGTGGAACCCCTGATGATTGTCCATTGAACCCTGGTTGGGAGTCACTGCTCTAAGGATATCGCTCCTGAAGCTACAGCTCTCTTCATACTCCCCTTGCGTCCGTATTGTGATCTTTCTCTCCAGCCTATCACATTCGAATCTAGTACTCATTTTGTTCACCACTcgctcttccattttttccatgTGCCCAAATCAGAGTACGCTGCTTTGCTTGAGCAGTCGACTCTCTCCCGACATCAGTTCTTCGTACTTACTCATTCTTTATCGATCCATACATATTACATCACATACGTTCCTCGGACACCTCAGGCCCAGTGCATTTAAGCTCCTCTTCATATGAGTCAATCTAGTCTGCACAACTAGCGTATCGATAGTGTTTATACTAACGCCCACCTTCTATGGCTCTCGTGAAAAAGGATTTCTCTCAGAAAGAAATACTTTTCTGGTGACCATTCCTCTTTAAGCTGAAGCACTGATCTTATTTTGAAACATTTAAAGTtatagtaccactgtatatataaACAGCGAATATACAGTACATAAACCAGTGCcttatatctaaaaaaaaaaaaaaaaaaaaatctacaaggAAATATAGCAACGCGAGCAGAGATGGTCCCACGTTCGTATAGATTTTTCTCGAAAATTTTAGGAACAACACTACTCGAAATGTTCGTGTGACAGCGGCCTAAGGCTGGTCTGCATTCTTCACTTCACCTTTAGGGAAGCTGCCGGCCAAAAGCTGTGGTAAACTTACCCTCACACGGTTGGAGAAGATTCTATTCCTTAAGTTGAAAAAATCCAGCCTGATGTCCTTCCATTCCACGCGAAGAATCATGTCTAGGCCGATTTTGAAGCCCACAAGATCGAAGTTCCTGACAGAGGTTATCtcgagggagaagagaagagtgagggCACCTTCAGACGTTGGGGGAGGAGTGACTCTCTTTTGGTATTCATCCGGAACAGAGATCACAAGGCAATTTTGCTCGTCGCTCTCATCATAACAGTCAGATACTTGATCACAACGTCGATCTTGAGCCACACACTGGCCGTTGTCACACGGAAACTGTTCGCTGCTGCAAGCCGACAACAACAGCTCTTTCTGTTTAATCGTATAGCCATGTCATCAAAggaatatacacacacacacattatatatatatatatatatatatatatatatatatatatatatatatatatatatatatatatatatatatatatatatatatatatatatatatatatatatatatattcactcgTAACTCTTTCTATCGTCATATAATCTGCATGCTAATTCTAGcactgaaaacaaaaaataacccCATCATGTGTGACATGTGACAAGTAGTACTTTAAAGTTAACTTTCACTCTGGTTTTCCTCTCATGACTTGCACCATGGACAGGGGATTTTGCCAACAGCTGATAAATGATGACTGTTGTTTATGCGCAAGTGAAGTTTCCTGCACTATTATCCTCTGCAGATCCACAGGTTTTACTTGTAGGAAAATAGAGGAGATAATTTAGAAAGAGCACTGGCAGCAACAGCTTTCTTTATTGCgtataaaatgaatgaaaaaatcgGGGAAAAATTATACTGTCAGTCTTAACGATGGCTGGTTAGAGGTACTTTATGTATTTTACAACTGCTCGGCTGATGTCCCatgctttttttatattattaatgtCTTACTGTTGTATTAAAGTTCTCAACAGTTCATAACTATCAAATGCAACACTAtcaggagaagagggaggtggggaagggagaagaggggagttATTCTTAGACATACATACTCTTCGTAAAACTGATACTTCAGTGTACAGTATTACTCAACTTTCTTACCTCTAGTTCTCCGCACTCATCACTGTCTATACTCCAGTTGTGTCTGCCAATCGGGCTGGTTGACACGTCATCCAGCATTACGGCGAAAGATCTACTTTCATTTAAAGTTGATTCCAGCCTCCACGTTTCCTTCATTAGCGAAATAAGGCTTTTAAATTTTCCGACATATAAGGGAGTTTTTCCTGGATCACTCTTTAACATGAATGTATCATCGAAATCACTGTCTTCACAGAGACCTCTTAAGTACAGAAGTGGAGTGTTTGAAAAATGACAAACAGGACATGTTTCTGCTTCACACGATACACAACCCCATTGGCCAGAGATGGTTAGAACATCCATGCTTACACACCCGCACATTtgtgaaggatgagaggaatgtTCATGAAAATTTGTCCAAGTCAGTGGTGAGAAGTCTGATTGGCTTTGCCATACCTCAGCAGTGAGGTTTCCGAAGATTCCCAGCCAAGCAACGGTATTCCAATTGTTCATACattcttgttcatattttttaagCAAATGGACCAGATCATTATTGTCTTCTTGATTTTGGGGTAAAGGGAGAGTCCCACCTAGCATCTCACAAAACCTGACagattcctccttctctaatcTCTGCGGAAACACCACCAAGGAGTCCAGCATCCGGCGGCGACACACATCGTCCACCGTCAAGTTATAAGAGAGAGACGGGCCTTTGAGTTCCCATCCCGACAATGAACTGTCCAAGTGGAGAACTGGACGAACACGGCCGGGGAGACCGCGGCAGGCGACgtactccttcatctccttcaagCTCAGAGACTCATTCAGCAGCGTCCAGTCGGCGACCTCACCAGCAAGGCTTTGTACAAGATTAAAATAACCCTTCTCGGTATCCAGTTCTTGGCCAACCACGAGGCGTCCTCTCCCATTTATGACTAAAGAACGTCCCGTTTTTTCGTTTAAAGTTCCGTTTATAATCTGAAAGATTTTCTTTAATCAGACATCTTTAAAACTTTATTAAATATAAGTGTAAATTTTTCCacttgtaaaagaaaaaaaaaagaaatatgcatATCTTTATAACTGTAGAGTTGTAATTTACTTGATCATTTATGACTATCACCAATGACCTCATCTCCAACGACAGGGCGACACACAGGTGATGCCACTTGAACGGTTCCAGAGAAGAGAGTTCCACGCGAAATGATGCTGCATTTCCACAGCAATATAACTGAAATTGCATTGTATTCCCTCGGATACctggaacaaataaaaaagataaataaaaacgttaTTAGAAACAATATTATGACATCATTACGATCATATAATAGTTTACGACTCTAATAATTCaatgtttattctctctctctctctctctctctctctctctctctctctctctctctctctctctctctctctttcttgaaaTTTAAGGCTATAACATATTCCGACATGACAAAGGGCCTGGAGGAAgcgtctgtatgtatgtaagggATTACTTATTAAATTCTAATATAACCTCAATTGTTGATGTCGACGCTGTGCGGGTGGTAGTACAGTCGAGGAAGCTGTCCTCACTTATCATAGGATAAGTGAGGGAGGTCAGTCAGTAAACACTTATCGTAAGATAAGTGAGGACAGTCAATCAGTAAAAAAACCTGGGAGTATATTTCGTTTGATGCATGTTATTTGACATACATGAACTAATGAAGAAAGTACTTGGCATCTTGATGTTTATAAGCAGTTCAGGATTCGTTTTACAAAAAGACTACGGTCATCGTTGTGCAAATACTTATACTCACTTTAATTAATTATGGTGTGAAAAACTGGAGAACACAATCATCAATTTGATCAAACAGGTTCAAAACCTCCAGACTTTCCCCGCTAAAGTCGCCGTTGGATGGAGTATAAAACCTGATCATGCCACGTCCAACCTCCAGGAATTATCAAAGTGGCTGAAAATTATTGTAAAACGAGGTTCGATCTTTTGTTGCGGATTTTAAAGCTTTTAGTGTAGTAAAGGATTCCTTGACTGGCACATTAGCTTTCCAGCTGCCCAGAGTGTATCAGGCAGCAGAACAAGACAAAAGTACGACCTGTATGTTCCCCGGGCTAGTCATGATGCGGCACACGATCACCACTACTGAGTGGACCCAAACACTGGAATACATTGCCTGCCAACATTAAAGAATAGCTTTCTCTTAGAAGATTGAAAAACCCTCTTTTTGCTTAAAAGTCATGACGACCATACTGTAGAGTAGTTAAGTAGTGTGACGAAGCTTCTTTTACTGGATaaagtattttattattttaaatttTGTACTTTACTAATCTATAGCtatatcatttacatttttttttttcattttgttgattattttatttaccattttatattttgttgaaTATTTTATCTactattttatatttcattctttgtattatatatatatatatatatatatatatatatatatatatatatatatatatatatatatatatatatatatatatatatatatatatatatatatatatatatatatatatatatatatatatatatatatatatatatatatatatattccctctttcttttctttc from the Scylla paramamosain isolate STU-SP2022 chromosome 5, ASM3559412v1, whole genome shotgun sequence genome contains:
- the LOC135100807 gene encoding uncharacterized protein LOC135100807 isoform X2, translating into MVEMPWKVLFLLLGASSCLGGGVAGEAPLQVVRFMAEGVTTTTSYLDADSSELPDFEEVTLCLHFRLWQFSQLTPFLSYYANGSDNELTIGIRGNTMQFQLYCCGNAASFRVELSSLEPFKWHHLCVALSLEMRSLVIVINDQIINGTLNEKTGRSLVINGRGRLVVGQELDTEKGYFNLVQSLAGEVADWTLLNESLSLKEMKEYVACRGLPGRVRPVLHLDSSLSGWELKGPSLSYNLTVDDVCRRRMLDSLVVFPQRLEKEESVRFCEMLGGTLPLPQNQEDNNDLVHLLKKYEQECMNNWNTVAWLGIFGNLTAEVWQSQSDFSPLTWTNFHEHSSHPSQMCGCVSMDVLTISGQWGCVSCEAETCPVCHFSNTPLLYLRGLCEDSDFDDTFMLKSDPGKTPLYVGKFKSLISLMKETWRLESTLNESRSFAVMLDDVSTSPIGRHNWSIDSDECGELEKELLLSACSSEQFPCDNGQCVAQDRRCDQVSDCYDESDEQNCLVISVPDEYQKRVTPPPTSEGALTLLFSLEITSVRNFDLVGFKIGLDMILRVEWKDIRLDFFNLRNRIFSNRVRTYDRIWIPKFYVESDSGSPAEKLQTSPPTLLVRRDHPPRPDDTSRVTKEQVFDGAHNSLVLHKPISITLNCQFYLRTYPFDDQQCSFVYFLYNGNNVSFILNSVMFTGHPQLLEYEVVGTSGVVNNSAVSSFSVVIKFTNQFGYYVGNAFLPSIFLVIICYLTFWFSLDDFQDRIMVSLTSLLVLTGLMTQTSQSIPKTAYLKLIDVWYIALIFMDFMIIVVLAVIENLRQYSSSREVKVMRIHNKHEQKAPFVWLPQPGLGVERKVNVISIVVFPLACIIFIIIYFAISLSYIAN
- the LOC135100807 gene encoding uncharacterized protein LOC135100807 isoform X1, giving the protein MVEMPWKVLFLLLGASSCLGGGVAGEAPLQVVRFMAEGVTTTTSYLDADSSELPDFEEVTLCLHFRLWQFSQLTPFLSYYANGSDNELTIGIRGNTMQFQLYCCGNAASFRVELSSLEPFKWHHLCVALSLEMRSLVIVINDQIINGTLNEKTGRSLVINGRGRLVVGQELDTEKGYFNLVQSLAGEVADWTLLNESLSLKEMKEYVACRGLPGRVRPVLHLDSSLSGWELKGPSLSYNLTVDDVCRRRMLDSLVVFPQRLEKEESVRFCEMLGGTLPLPQNQEDNNDLVHLLKKYEQECMNNWNTVAWLGIFGNLTAEVWQSQSDFSPLTWTNFHEHSSHPSQMCGCVSMDVLTISGQWGCVSCEAETCPVCHFSNTPLLYLRGLCEDSDFDDTFMLKSDPGKTPLYVGKFKSLISLMKETWRLESTLNESRSFAVMLDDVSTSPIGRHNWSIDSDECGELEKELLLSACSSEQFPCDNGQCVAQDRRCDQVSDCYDESDEQNCLVISVPDEYQKRVTPPPTSEGALTLLFSLEITSVRNFDLVGFKIGLDMILRVEWKDIRLDFFNLRNRIFSNRVRTYDRIWIPKFYVESDSGSPAEKLQTSPPTLLVRRDHPPRPDDTSRVTKEQVFDGAHNSLVLHKPISITLNCQFYLRTYPFDDQQCSFVYFLYNGNNVSFILNSVMFTGHPQLLEYEVVGTSGVVNNSAVSSFSVSHWYYFDIFFILKLTFSASPLLIDKCLAYTSSASKCSPLFGLRGFSHWQVVIKFTNQFGYYVGNAFLPSIFLVIICYLTFWFSLDDFQDRIMVSLTSLLVLTGLMTQTSQSIPKTAYLKLIDVWYIALIFMDFMIIVVLAVIENLRQYSSSREVKVMRIHNKHEQKAPFVWLPQPGLGVERKVNVISIVVFPLACIIFIIIYFAISLSYIAN